A stretch of Colletotrichum lupini chromosome 2, complete sequence DNA encodes these proteins:
- a CDS encoding alcohol dehydrogenase GroES-like domain-containing protein has translation AIINYTKFEPSDFITIFGAGPVRLLFIYLAILYRAFKVYVVNYIKERLALTASISAILINFINKDPVT, from the coding sequence gctattattaattatactaaattcgAACCTAGcgattttattactattttcgGGGCGGGTCCCGttaggctattatttatttacttagctattttatatagagcGTTTAAGGTCTAcgtcgttaattatataaaagaacgcCTTGCTCTTACCGCTTCTATTAGCGCtatcttaattaactttattaataaagaccccGTTACTTAG